AAGCCCGCAAAAGCGAATACGAAAACATAAATGGATGCAAAGCCAAAGTATGCCAATACCACTATTTCCAAGACATTGGCCAAAATTTGCAGTGCATCCATCGGTTTTCCTATTTACAACTTAACTATATACTTACCAATTCTTTAATGGTCTTGTCCTTTAACATCCCATCAAAATAGGCTATGGTTTCCTTTAACCCATCCCTAAGTTCTACTGTTGGCTTCCAGTCCTTAAGCCTTTCCTTGGCCAGGGTGATGTCCGGTTTGCGCTGCATGGGATCATCCGACGGCAGTGGTAAATGGACAATTTTGGACTTGGATTCCGTTAGATCAATAATGTTTTCAGCGAGCTCAAGCATGGTGAACTCCCTTGGATTTCCAATATTAATGGGGCCAATGAACCCGTCTTCCGTACCCATCATTTTAATCATTCCGTCCACTAGGTCAGTGACATATTGAAAGCTCCTGGTCTGTGTACCGTCACCAAAAACGGTGATGTCCTTCCCTTGAAGGGCCTGCATGATAAAGTTGGAAACCACCCGACCATCATCCGGCTCCATTCTAGGACCGTAGGTATTGAAAATCCTAATAATCTTCACCAAGACCCCATTGGATTGATGGTAGTTCACAAAAAGGGATTCTGCACATCGCTTTCCCTCATCATAGCAGGAGCGAATACCGATGGGGTTAACATGGCCCCAATAATCCTCCGGTTGCGGGTGTACCTCCGGATCCCCGTATACTTCGCTTGTTGATGCCTGCAAAATCTTGGCGTTGATCCGTTTTGCCAATCCCAACATATTAATGGCCCCCAGTACGGAAGTTTTAATGGTCTTTATTGGATTGTATTGATAATGTACCGGTGAGGCAGGACATGCCAGATTGTAAATCTCATCCACCTCAATGAAGTAAGGTAGGGTTACATCATGTCTTATTAACTCAAAATACGGGTTGTCCATTAAATGGACTATTTTACTCTTCCTTCCCGTAAAATAATTGTCCATACAAACCACTTCATTCCCCTCATTTAGAAGTCGTTCGCACAAATGTGATCCTACAAATCCTGCACCTCCGGTTACTAATATTCTTTTCATCCCTTATGTTTGATTATTGTTTGATTAGGCATTTGCCGATTCCCCAACGGTACTATGGATGGCTTCCCTACCAATACTATAGTAGTTGAAGCCGTACTCTGCCATTTCTTCCGGGTCATAAACATTTCTACCATCAAAAATGGTCTTCTCGTTCATCAGCTTTTCAAGAATCCTGAAGTTGGGCATCCTAAACTCCGACCATTCCGTGACCAGAATCAGGGCATCTGCATCAATACATACGTCATACTCATCCTTGGCATACGCTATTTTATCTCCAAGAATCCGTTCAGCCTCATGCATCGCTACCGGGTCATAGGCCCTAATACCAGCACCCAATGCCAGTAATTGCTCTATGATGACCAGTGATGGTGCTTCGCGCATATCATCCGTTTTTGGTTTAAATGCCAAGCCCCATAGGCCAAATTGTTTGCCTTTGAGATTGTCCCCAAA
The sequence above is a segment of the Muricauda sp. SCSIO 64092 genome. Coding sequences within it:
- a CDS encoding UDP-glucuronic acid decarboxylase family protein — encoded protein: MKRILVTGGAGFVGSHLCERLLNEGNEVVCMDNYFTGRKSKIVHLMDNPYFELIRHDVTLPYFIEVDEIYNLACPASPVHYQYNPIKTIKTSVLGAINMLGLAKRINAKILQASTSEVYGDPEVHPQPEDYWGHVNPIGIRSCYDEGKRCAESLFVNYHQSNGVLVKIIRIFNTYGPRMEPDDGRVVSNFIMQALQGKDITVFGDGTQTRSFQYVTDLVDGMIKMMGTEDGFIGPINIGNPREFTMLELAENIIDLTESKSKIVHLPLPSDDPMQRKPDITLAKERLKDWKPTVELRDGLKETIAYFDGMLKDKTIKELVSI